GTACAGGGACCCGACGATCGTCGTCGCGGTGGCCTTGAGCCCGCCGGAGCCGAGCGCGATGAGGACGAGGCCGACCCCGACGCCCGCGACGCCCGGGATGAGGGCGAGCGCGATGTGGCCGAGCATGACGACGATCGCGCTGCCGAACAGGGTGCGGTCGGCACCGATCAGCCGGTCGGCCGTCCAGGCGCCGAGGATGGTGAAGAGGTACACCGACCCGCCGTAGGCGCCCATGATGCCGGTCGCGACCCCCTCGTCGATGCCGAGCCCACCGCGCGTCAGCGAGTAGTACATGTAGATGAGGACGATGCCCTGCATGCCGTAGAACGAGAAGCGCTCCCAGAGCTCCACGGCGAAGGGTGTGGACAGCTCGAACGGTTGCCCGAAGAACGTCCGTCCGGTCGCGCGCTTCTCTGGTCCGGTGGTACTCGACATGCCGGCCAGTGTGCCCGCGTGTGCGGGGTGGCACACAATCGTCGCGAGGGTCTCGCCGAAGGACCCGGTCGGATCTTGGAGGGTTCCCACGAACACCCCGGCGACCGTGCGAGCCCCGCTTGTGGTCATGCACGGCTGTCGTGCCGTACGCAACACACGTGCCTACGCTGGGGTGGTCGGACCGCCGGAACCGCGGCAGGTCCGCGACAGTGCAGTCCAGGAGGCACCCGATGGTCGACACCGCACCAGCCCGCACCAGCAGCGACAGCAGCACCCGTCCCGGAGGCAGCAGCACGCGCACGAGCACCGGCGGCGTCAGCGCGCCGAAGGCCGACGCGACCGGCGACCCCGCCGTCGGGACGCCCGTCGGCAGCACCGACACCGACGTCCGGATCGACGTCGAGATGCTCGCCGAGCACCTGCTCGGCCGCTGGGCCGAGGACCGCCGCATCTCGCGCCGTCTGGTCCGGGACCCCGCGCTGCACAAGATCGAGGGACAGCCGATCGCCGAGCACCGGGCCCGCGCGCTCGAGCAGCTCCAGGTGCTCGTCGACGCCGGCGCGATCCAGCGCCCGTACCCGCCCGAGTTCGGCGGCCAGGACAACCACGGCGGCAACCTCGCGGCGTTCGAGGAGCTCACCGTCGCCGACCCGTCGCTGCAGATCAAGGCCGGGGTGCAGTGGGGCCTGTTCGGCTCCGCCGTGCACCACCTGGGCACCGAGCGGAACCACCGCGAGTTCCTGCCCGGCATCATCGCCTTCGACGTCCCGGGCTGCTTCGCGATGACCGAGACCGGTCACGGGTCCGACGTGCAGAACATCGCCACGAGCGCGACCTACGACCCGGAGACGCAGGAGTTCGTCGTGCACACGCCGTTCCGCGGCGCGTGGAAGGACTACATCGGCAACGCCGCACTGCACGGCAAGGCGGCCGTCGTGTTCGCCAAGCTCGTCACCCGGGCGTCGACCACGGCGTGCACGCCTTCTACGTCCCGCTCCGCGACGACGAGGGCGCGTTCCTGCCCGGGGTCGGCGGCGAGGACGACGGCGTCAAGGGCGGCCTGAACGGCATCGACAACGGACGACTCTGGTTCGACCACGTCCGGGTCCCCCGTACGAACCTGCTCAACCGCTACGGCGACGTCGCTGAGGACGGCACGTACTCCTCGCCCATCGACTCCCCCGGACGTCGGTTCTTCACCATGCTCGGCACGCTCGTGCAGGGCCGGGTGTCCCTCGACGGCGCCGCGGTCGTCGCGCAGAAGATCGGCCTGCAGATCGCCCTCACCTACGCGATGCAGCGCCGCCAGTTCCCGACCGGGGACGGCCAGGAGGGCGTGCTGCTCGACTACGGCCGCCACCAGCGCCGGCTCATCCCCCGCCTGGCGACCGTGTTCGCGCAGTCGTTCGCGCACGAGAAGCTGCTGCAGACGTTCGACGACGTGTTCAGCGGCCGTCGCGACACCCCGGAGCGCCGCGAGGACCTCGAGACCCAGGCGGCGGCGTTCAAGGCCATGTCGACGTGGTCCGCCCTCGACACGCTGCAGGAGTGCCGGGAGGCGACCGGCGGCGCGGGGTTCCTCGCGGAGAACCGGATCACGGGCCTCCGTGCCGACCTCGACGTCTACGTGACCTTCGAGGGCGACAACACGGTGCTCCTCCAGCTCGTGGGCAAGCGCCTGCTCACCGACTTCCGCAGGGCGGCGCCGCGCGACGCGGCCTCGACGGCGAAGTTCGTCGCGGCGCAGGTCGGGTCGAAGCTCGCCGACGCCGCCGGTCTCCGACGGCTGGGTCAGGCCGTGTCCGACCGCGGGTCGCTCGCGGCATCGGTCGCCGACCTGCGCGACACCGAGACGCAGCGGGCACTGCTCACCGGGCGTGTCGAGACGATGGTCACCGAGATCGGGATGCGGCTGCGCACCGCGGGGAAGGACCGGGCACGCGCCGCGGTCCTGCTGAACCGGTCGCAGCACGAGCTCATCGAGGCGTCCAAGGCGCACGCCGAGCTCATGCAGTGGGAGGCGTTCACCGACGCGATCGCGGACGTGCCGCCGGGCGACACCCGCACGGTGCTGGTGTGGCTGCGTGACCTGTTCGCCCTCGGGCTGGTCGAGCAGCACCTCGACTGGCACCTGCTGCACGGGCGGCTCTCGGCCCAGCGTGCGCGGGCGGTCTCGGCCTACGTCGACCGGCTCGTGGCGCGGCTGCGTCCGGTCGTGCCGCAGCTGATCGAGTCGTTCGGCTACGAGCCCGCGCACGTCCGCTCCCCCATCGCCGCCGGCGACGAGCTGGCCCGGCAGGACGAGGCCCGCGCGTGGTACGCGGCCGAGCGTGCCGCCGGCCGGCTCCCCGAGCAGGAGAAGAAGCCCCGGCCGTAGGGGTGGCGCGCTCCCGGCGTGTCCGTGGCCGCCCGTGTGTCAGTTCGCGGGCGGTCGCGGCGCGCCGAGCGCCGCACGCAGGCGCGCCTCGGCGTCCTCGTCGGCACCCGCGGCAGCGGCGACGTTCGCCTCGGCCACGGCACGGACGACCTCTTCGCGCTGGATCTTCACGCCGCGGGGCGCGTCGATGCCGATCCGCACGCCGTCGCCGCGGGAGTCGAGCACCGTGATGACGATGTCGTCACCGATGAGGATCCGCTCGCCGACCTTCCGCGTGAGTACCAGCACCGGGCCAGCCTACCGACTCCGTGCGGCCGCACCGG
The sequence above is drawn from the Curtobacterium sp. L6-1 genome and encodes:
- the csrA gene encoding carbon storage regulator CsrA, whose protein sequence is MLVLTRKVGERILIGDDIVITVLDSRGDGVRIGIDAPRGVKIQREEVVRAVAEANVAAAAGADEDAEARLRAALGAPRPPAN